CTGTAGCCGGTTCAGGAGTTGCTGCTGGCGGACCAGTTCGTGCTGTATTGGAATTAGCTGGTGTAGCAGATATTACTTCTAAATCATTGGGTTCAAATACACCAATCAATGTGGTTCGTGCGACTATTGATGGATTAAAACAATTAAAAAGAGCTGAGAATGTAGCAGCACTTCGTGGCAAGTCTATAGAAGAATTAATTGGATAAGGAGGACTAAAAGCATGGCTGAATTAAAAATTACTTTAAAACGCAGTGTTATCGGACGTCCTCAAAACCAACGTCAAACCATAAAAACATTGGGACTTGGAAAAATAAATAGTACAGTGACAAAACCTGCCAATGATGCAATCAAAGGTATGGTTAAAACTGTTGCGCATTTAGTGGACGTAGAAGAAATTTAATGTGCCGTTAAACAATTAAGGAATTAATGAATAGAGATTATTAAGGAGGTGCCAAACTAATGAAACTTCATGAATTAAAACCAGCTGAAGGATCACGTCATGTACGCAATCGTGTTGGACGTGGAACTTCATCCGGCAATGGTAAAACTTCTGGTCGTGGACAAAAAGGTCAAAAAGCGCGTTCAGGCGGTAGTATCCGTTTAGGATTTGAAGGTGGACAAACTCCTTTATTCCGTCGCATACCAAAACGCGGATTTACAAATATTAACCGTAAGGATTATGCTGTGATCAACTTAGATGTATTAAATACATTTGAAGATGGTGCTGAAATAACACCAGTGATCTTGAAAGAAAAAGGAATTGTTAAAGATGAAAAAGCAGGGATAAAAGTGCTTGCTAACGGGGAATTAACAAAGAAAGTGAACGTAAAAGTGGCAAAATTCTCTAAATCAGCTCAAAAAGCTATTGAAGCTGCTGGTGGTTCAATCGAGGTGATTTAATGTTTCGACTATTAAATAACGCTTTTAAGGTAAAAGACATTAGATCAAAACTTTTTTTCACTTTGTTTGTTTTATTTGTGTTCCGATTAGGAACACATATTACCGTTCCTGGAGTAGATGCGAAGGGATTATCCGATTTAAGTAATCTTCCATTTTTGAATATGTTGAATATGGTTAGTGGTAGTGCCATTCAAAATTTCTCAATTTTTTCAATGGGTGT
The genomic region above belongs to Melissococcus plutonius ATCC 35311 and contains:
- the rpmD gene encoding 50S ribosomal protein L30, translating into MAELKITLKRSVIGRPQNQRQTIKTLGLGKINSTVTKPANDAIKGMVKTVAHLVDVEEI
- the rplO gene encoding 50S ribosomal protein L15 translates to MKLHELKPAEGSRHVRNRVGRGTSSGNGKTSGRGQKGQKARSGGSIRLGFEGGQTPLFRRIPKRGFTNINRKDYAVINLDVLNTFEDGAEITPVILKEKGIVKDEKAGIKVLANGELTKKVNVKVAKFSKSAQKAIEAAGGSIEVI